A stretch of Ipomoea triloba cultivar NCNSP0323 chromosome 13, ASM357664v1 DNA encodes these proteins:
- the LOC116002123 gene encoding putative late blight resistance protein homolog R1B-8, producing the protein MAYVGVASLRATMEFEIQRPTPRVLPDDLQQMRTLLQNLATLQAFLDKYYIKAYEDAEIKQVEVNIKSFALESENKLEIQLRNILLAKDAKRKEDACRELHRSIGEISTHLGELLRIVNARDASLADSSTHLSDQDTTPTSPLTQQREEMVGHRQELKEIMEKLGRNGEPRRVISIWGMGGIGKTTLARRLYDDPVTNRFDVRAWTTVSQQYEGKQIITALLRCIKTMTPEEIKNATKDELAEQLQKLLKGRRYLIVVDDVWSYEAWDELQRCFPKDCEGSCVLLTTRHKEVAEYTHSEKVPYGLSLLDQEDSWVLFSRNPKLKQPLSSSKFEAAGREIVTQCKGLPLSIVVVAGILISKESLDEWMNIKKELALILTVDEQCTKIPALSYKHMPPHLKPCFLHLGVFPEDSEMPIKNLIRLWIAEGFVKASGKRLEDAALEYLQDLVGRSIILVRNWSSNGLIKTCSMHDILHEFCVSEAENENLLYAGSMRRFRREQTTNAGTGSEGDGRTVKHEGFRWLSFWPNYGNVYFCYNLDRSRSLSFLHRDAIPTLIGQCLPSNLLRVLDLIQLPPLSTGIFRSLRGLVLLRYMDVTLDEHLSPHELTNIVSKIQNLQTLVVSLKMSSSSNGTRLPYEIWESPQLRHVEVSYSLSVDPPTEVKEGLHTLHWLSLDHCTEEVFSRISKVKKLGIICGCESNLDGIKSENLNNIDRLGELETLMIAFRKGSSLGLQNLNYLPKCLNIKKLKLKRTSLPWSEISVISLLPHLEVLKLKEASSESNWEGTDRSFSKLKSLFLEAKNLISWQLNEEEQFPCLERLVLKRCSSLEMIPTDFECIIPLKSIEIKNCSPSVLESAHSVNENRQDNYAYDPIAIRHVDQIEEGVDDDDDDDDDDDDEEEE; encoded by the exons atggCTTATGTTGGGGTAGCTTCTCTGAGGGCAACAATGGAGTTTGAGATCCAGCGACCCACTCCTCGGGTGCTTCCTGATGATCTACAGCAGATGAGGACTCTTCTTCAAAACCTTGCAACTTTGCAAGCCTTTCTGGACAAATATTATATCAAAGCCTACGAGGATGCTGAAATCAAACAAGTGGAAGTGAATATCAAGAGCTTTGCTCTTGAATCAGAAAACAAGCTCGAGATACAGCTCAGAAACATTCTTCTGGCGAAAGACGCAAAGCGGAAAGAAGACGCTTGCAGAGAACTCCATCGGAGCATTGGGGAAATCAGCACTCACTTAGGTGAGTTGTTGAGGATTGTGAACGCGCGTGATGCTTCGTTAGCTGATTCCTCAACACATCTTTCCGACCAGGACACCACCCCCACTTCACCGCTTACACAGCAGAGGGAAGAAATGGTCGGACACCGTCAGGAATTGAAGGAGATAATGGAAAAACTCGGCCGCAACGGTGAACCACGACGAGTTATCTCAATTTGGGGAATGGGGGGGATCG GTAAAACTACTTTAGCAAGAAGACTCTATGATGATCCAGTTACAAATCGTTTTGATGTTCGTGCTTGGACCACAGTGTCACAACAATATGAGGGGAAACAAATTATCACTGCCCTTCTTCGATGCATTAAGACCATGACCCCGGAAGAAATTAAGAACGCAACCAAGGATGAATTAGCAGAGCAATTACAAAAGCTGTTGAAAGGGAGAAGGTATCTAATTGTTGTGGACGATGTATGGAGTTATGAAGCCTGGGATGAACTCCAACGCTGTTTTCCAAAGGATTGTGAAGGAAGCTGTGTATTATTGACCACTCGACACAAAGAGGTGGCCGAGTATACTCATTCAGAAAAGGTTCCTTATGGCCTGAGTCTTTTAGATCAGGAAGATAGTTGGGTTTTGTTTTCCAGAAACCCCAAGCTTAAGCAACCCTTGTCATCATCCAAATTTGAGGCAGCTGGGAGGGAAATCGTTACACAATGCAAAGGATTACCCCTTTCCATTGTTGTAGTTGCAGGGATTCTGATCAGTAAAGAATCATTGGATGAATGGATGAACATTAAAAAAGAATTAGCATTGATACTAACTGTTGATGAACAATGTACAAAGATTCCTGCCTTGAGTTACAAACACATGCCTCCACATTTGAAACCTTGTTTTCTACATTTGGGAGTCTTTCCAGAAGACAGTGAGATGCCTATCAAAAATCTTATTAGGTTATGGATTGCAGAGGGATTTGTGAAAGCAAGTGGCAAGAGATTGGAAGATGCCGCTCTCGAGTACTTACAAGATCTTGTCGGTAGAAGCATAATTCTTGTTCGCAATTGGAGCTCAAATGGTTTAATCAAGACATGCAGCATGCATGATATCTTGCATGAATTTTGTGTGAGTGAAGCTGAAAATGAGAACCTTTTATATGCTGGTAGCATGAGAAGATTCCGAAGAGAGCAGACAACCAATGCTGGAACTGGAAGTGAAGGTGATGGTAGGACTGTAAAGCATGAGGGGTTTCGCTGGTTAAGTTTTTGGCCAAATTATGGAAATGTTTATTTTTGCTATAATTTGGACAGATCTCGCTCTCTATCTTTTCTACATAGAGATGCGATTCCAACACTTATTGGGCAGTGTCTACCATCCAACTTGTTAAGAGTACTGGATTTGATTCAATTGCCTCCATTATCCACTGGAATATTCAGGAGTTTAAGGGGTCTAGTTCTTCTAAGGTACATGGATGTAACCTTGGATGAGCATCTAAGTCCTCATGAGCTCACAAATATTGTGTCTAAAATTCAGAATTTGCAAACACTTGTTGTTTCTCTGAAAATGAGCTCCTCTTCAAATGGTACGCGTTTGCCCTATGAAATTTGGGAGTCTCCACAGCTACGGCATGTTGAGGTTAGCTATTCCCTTTCAGTGGATCCTCCGACTGAGGTCAAAGAGGGGTTGCACACATTGCACTGGTTAAGTCTAGACCATTGTACGGAGGAAGTCTTTTCAAGGATTTCTAAAGTAAAAAAGTTGGGGATTATTTGTGGATGTGAGTCAAATCTGGATGGCATAAAGTCTGAGAACCTAAATAATATTGACCGTTTGGGTGAGCTTGAGACATTAATGATTGCATTTCGGAAAGGCTCGTCATTAGGCCTTCAGAATCTGAATTATTTGCCAAAATGCCTCAACATCAAGAAACTGAAATTGAAGAGAACTTCTTTGCCTTGGAGTGAAATAAGTGTAATTAGCTTGCTTCCTCATCTTGAGGTGCTAAAACTGAAAGAAGCCTCCAGTGAATCAAATTGGGAAGGCACTGACAGAAGTTTTAGTAAGCTAAAATCCTTGTTCCTAGAAGCTAAAAACCTCATTTCTTGGCAACTTAATGAGGAGGAACAATTTCCTTGCCTTGAGCGCTTAGTCCTTAAAAGGTGTTCGAGTTTGGAAATGATTCCGACTGACTTTGAATGTATCATCCCACTGAAGtcaattgaaataaaaaattgttcCCCTTCTGTTTTGGAGTCCGCCCATTCGGTTAATGAAAACCGGCAGGATAATTATGCATACGATCCCATTGCTATTCGCCATG TGGACCAAATCGAAGAAggagttgatgatgatgatgacgacgacgacgatgatgatgatgaagaagaagaataa
- the LOC116002586 gene encoding putative clathrin assembly protein At2g25430, with amino-acid sequence MAASTFRKAIGVVKDQTSISLAKVAGNVAPELEVLVVKATSHDNEPADEKYVREILNLTSYTRGYVTACVSLISKRLSKTHDWIVALKSLMLVHRLSNDGDPAFGQEIIYASRRGMRVLNMSDFRDEAHSNSWDHSGFVKSYALYLDQKFEILVYERKLNGADERRMVESGYGEFRDGPGYGTGGRSWSNGDVDERDGKGEKRVVTPVREMKPERVLERLNQLLQILNQFLACRPTGAAKNSRLVLVALYCIVKDSFKLYTDICEALGILLDQFKELEYTECVKAFDAYVNAAKLIDELASFYNWCNDIGIARSSEFPEVQKITDKLLGTLEGFLRERANKPRSSEVSRAASSVQFKEEEAPNMNEIRALPPPENYTPAPPPRAEPQVMPPTRKVAEDLVNLKDDGITADSQGNKMALALFSGPVVTKTNGSWEEFPTDGDTEVTSAWQTPAAEVGKANWELALAESSSNLSKQKADLAGGFDPLLLNGMYDQGAVRQHVSNTQLSGGSASSVALPGTGKTSTPLLALPAPDGTVQPVGPQDPFAASLSVPPPSYVQMADLEKKQHLLTQEQQLWQQYASNGMQGQIGLTKLAGNAGYYGAGMHPTMPYGMPQYTGLEQPAYYFTPL; translated from the coding sequence ATGGCAGCAAGCACCTTCAGGAAGGCAATTGGAGTGGTGAAGGATCAAACCAGTATAAGTCTAGCTAAGGTGGCCGGAAATGTAGCACCGGAGCTTGAAGTTTTGGTGGTTAAGGCAACAAGCCATGATAATGAGCCTGCTGATGAGAAATATGTGAGGGAGATTTTGAATTTGACCTCTTACACAAGAGGTTATGTCACTGCTTGTGTTTCTCTGATCTCGAAGAGATTGAGCAAGACGCATGATTGGATTGTGGCATTGAAGTCCTTGATGCTTGTGCATAGGCTATCGAATGATGGGGATCCTGCTTTCGGGCAGGAGATCATATATGCGAGCCGAAGAGGGATGAGGGTTTTGAATATGTCGGATTTTCGTGATGAGGCTCACTCGAATTCGTGGGATCATTCTGGGTTTGTTAAGAGTTATGCGTTGTATTTGGATCAGAAGTTTGAGATTTTAGTGTACGAGAGGAAATTGAATGGTGCGGACGAGAGGAGGATGGTTGAGAGCGGTTATGGAGAGTTTAGGGATGGACCTGGTTATGGAACAGGCGGTAGATCATGGTCTAATGGTGACGTTGATGAACGTGATGGAAAAGGAGAAAAGCGCGTTGTCACACCGGTCAGGGAAATGAAGCCTGAAAGGGTCTTGGAGAGGTTGAATCAATTGCTTCAGATTCTTAACCAATTCTTGGCTTGTAGACCGACTGGGGCAGCAAAGAACAGTAGATTGGTGCTCGTGGCGCTATATTGTATTGTAAAGGACAGTTTTAAGCTTTATACCGATATATGCGAGGCTTTAGGAATTTTGTTGGATCAATTTAAAGAGTTGGAGTATACTGAGTGTGTCAAGGCGTTTGATGCTTATGTTAATGCTGCAAAACTGATTGATGAACTAGCGAGTTTCTATAACTGGTGCAACGACATTGGGATTGCAAGGTCATCTGAATTCCCGGAAGTGCAAAAGATCACCGATAAGCTTTTGGGAACTCTTGAAGGGTTTCTGAGGGAAAGGGCAAATAAGCCGAGGAGCTCTGAGGTAAGCAGGGCGGCAAGCTCAGTGCAATTCAAAGAGGAGGAAGCGCCTAATATGAATGAAATCAGAGCACTCCCGCCACCAGAGAACTACACCCCTGCTCCTCCGCCTCGTGCTGAACCCCAAGTTATGCCACCGACTCGTAAGGTAGCTGAAGACTTGGTGAATTTGAAGGATGATGGAATCACAGCTGACAGTCAAGGCAACAAAATGGCATTGGCTTTGTTTTCGGGACCTGTTGTGACCAAAACAAATGGATCTTGGGAAGAGTTCCCGACAGATGGAGATACCGAAGTAACTTCAGCATGGCAGACTCCAGCGGCCGAGGTTGGCAAAGCTAATTGGGAGCTAGCACTGGCTGAATCATCGAGCAATCTGTCAAAACAAAAGGCTGACTTAGCAGGCGGTTTTGACCCACTGTTGCTAAATGGAATGTACGATCAAGGGGCTGTGAGGCAGCACGTGAGCAATACTCAGCTGAGCGGTGGGAGTGCTAGCAGTGTGGCATTGCCCGGGACTGGCAAGACTTCAACACCACTGCTAGCATTGCCTGCCCCCGATGGGACAGTCCAACCCGTAGGACCACAGGACCCATTCGCAGCATCTCTTTCAGTCCCTCCTCCCTCGTATGTTCAAATGGCGGATTTGGAGAAGAAGCAACACCTGCTTACGCAGGAACAGCAGCTGTGGCAGCAATATGCCAGCAACGGGATGCAAGGCCAAATCGGATTAACGAAGCTCGCTGGCAATGCGGGCTACTATGGTGCTGGTATGCACCCAACAATGCCTTATGGGATGCCCCAATACACCGGCCTGGAACAACCCGCATACTACTTCACTCCTCTATAA
- the LOC116002342 gene encoding uncharacterized protein LOC116002342, whose translation MKHGVGGRRKALVTDEKGADAHHNRRDNLAGLTLFAILGGDEVSPATATAPAPAPAPAPAPAPAQQTRTLLDAIKDDSSGGKDHKHTWKHFKEKLRPKPPAGAAWTSTVPVPASDVPMNNRSMSRRHSNRLAEAEYPAGEYKPELSASASRRELRSTPSRKMSLTRNQSRTGDRSLKLQSSMSIRRGGEEESEGGEKGEGDQPMRMSLMALLGESEEGGYAMDDEEEDGGGCEDYGGEFRNCCVCMVRHKGEAFEPCGHTFCRLCSRELGAEKGNTCPLCNNFILEILDIF comes from the coding sequence ATGAAGCACGGAGTCGGAGGAAGGAGAAAGGCGCTGGTAACCGATGAGAAAGGCGCCGATGCTCATCACAACCGTCGCGACAATCTAGCCGGTCTAACGCTATTCGCTATATTGGGCGGAGATGAGGTGTCGCCTGCGACGGCGACGGCTCCGGCTCCAGCTCCAGCTCCGGCACCGGCTCCGGCTCCGGCTCAGCAGACCAGGACTCTCCTGGATGCCATAAAAGACGACTCCAGTGGCGGCAAGGATCACAAGCATACATGGAAACATTTCAAGGAGAAGCTCCGACCGAAACCGCCCGCCGGCGCAGCCTGGACTTCCACCGTCCCCGTCCCTGCCTCGGACGTGCCGATGAACAACCGGAGTATGAGCCGGAGGCATTCGAATCGGCTTGCGGAGGCAGAGTATCCTGCGGGCGAATATAAGCCGGAGCTATCTGCATCGGCGTCGAGACGAGAGCTTAGGTCAACTCCGTCGAGGAAAATGTCGTTGACGAGGAACCAAAGCCGGACGGGAGATAGGAGCTTGAAATTGCAGAGCTCGATGTCGATCAGAAGAGGAGGAGAAGAGGAGAGCGAAGGAGGCGAGAAGGGAGAAGGAGATCAACCGATGAGGATGTCGTTAATGGCGCTTTTGGGGGAATCGGAAGAAGGGGGATACGCGATGGACGATGAGGAGGAAGACGGAGGCGGTTGCGAGGATTACGGGGGAGAATTCCGTAATTGCTGCGTGTGTATGGTTAGACACAAAGGGGAGGCATTCGAGCCATGTGGACACACATTTTGCAGGCTCTGCTCAAGGGAGCTCGGGGCTGAGAAGGGGAATACTTGTCCACTCTGCAACAATTTCATCCTCGAAATTCTCGACATCTTCTGA